In Macadamia integrifolia cultivar HAES 741 chromosome 13, SCU_Mint_v3, whole genome shotgun sequence, one DNA window encodes the following:
- the LOC122059837 gene encoding tyrosine--tRNA ligase, chloroplastic/mitochondrial-like: protein MACVATTTAASRVFFCSNRKPFFFLCINPSIRFIGCSNNHIVSCLKTPKNDSSSSIRCIQSAQDTLETTRNEGISSVCGLNVVDILEERGLIESITSENLRLACSKPKVSPLKIYCGFDPIAESLHLENLLGIIVLSWFQRCGHKAVALIRPELDIETLENNTVGIVNTITGILGRKTSISTIGNEKIQTTDMGLCDSFVILNNFDWWKDISLLDFLRNVGRFARNEGVNVQIGGSDQWGNITAGTELIWKILQVEGAYGLTFPLLLKSDGTKFGKSEDGAIWLSPSMLSPYKFYQYFFSVLDVDVVRFLKILIFLSMEEIRELEEQMKKSGYVPNSAQRRLAEEVTRFVHGEEGLLEALKDAEALRPGAETKLDWKTIEEIAGDVPSCSLASNQVLNASLVDLSVSTGLFESKSAARRLLKQGGLYLNKNRVDNEGKKIEAVDIVDGKELLLSAGKKNKMIIRIP, encoded by the exons ATGGCGTGTGTGGCAACCACGACTGCTGCTTCAAGGGTCTTCTTCTGCAGCAACAGGaagcccttcttcttcctctgtatAAACCCTAGTATCAGGTTTATTGGTTGCAGCAACAACCATATAGTTTCTTGTCTGAAAACCCCTAAAAAcgattcttcttcatctatcagATGCATTCAATCCGCTCAAGACACCCTGGAGACAACGAGAAACGAAGGTATTTCCTCTGTTTGCGGACTCAATGTTGTTGACATTCTTGAGGAAAGAGGTCTCATTGAATCGATTACCAGCGAGAATCTCAGGTTAGCTTGTTCCAAACCAAAGGTCAGTCCTTTGAAGATTTACTGTGGTTTTGACCCTATTGCTGAAAGCTTACACTTGGAAAACTTGCTTGGTATTATAGTGTTATCTTGGTTTCAGAGATGTGGCCACAAAGCTGTTGCTTTGATTAGACCAGAATTAGATATAGAAACACTAGAGAATAACACAGTAGGGATTGTGAATACAATTACTGGGATTTTAGGTAGAAAGACCTCGATATCGACAATTGGTAATGAGAAAATCCAGACCACTGATATGGGTTTATGCGattcttttgtaattttgaaTAATTTTGACTGGTGGAAAGACATCAGCTTATTGGATTTTCTACGAAATGTTGGCCGGTTTGCGAGG AATGAAGGGGTTAATGTTCAAATAGGCGGGAGTGATCAGTGGGGAAACATAACTGCTGGGACTGAATTAATTTGGAAGATTCTTCAGGTAGAAGGAGCATATGGTTTGacatttcctctccttttgaAGAGTGATGGAACCAAATTTGGCAAGTCTGAAGATGGTGCTATCTGGTTGTCTCCCTCAATGTTGTCACCCTATAAGTTCTATCAGTACTTCTTCTCAGTTCTTGATGTGGATGTGGTGAGGTTTCTCAAGATTCTTATTTTCCTGAGTATGGAGGAGATTAGGGAGTTGGAAGAGCAGATGAAGAAATCTGGATATGTGCCCAATTCGGCTCAGAGGAGACTCGCAGAAGAAGTAACTCGATTTGTTCATGGTGAAGAAGGACTGCTGGAGGCCTTGAAGGATGCTGAAGCATTGAGGCCTGGAGCTGAGACAAAGTTGGATTGGAAAACCATTGAAGAGATTGCTGGGGATGTCCCTTCTTGTTCTTTGGCTTCTAATCAAGTCTTGAATGCTTCTCTGGTTGATCTCTCTGTTTCCACTGGTTTGTTTGAGAGTAAGTCAGCTGCCCGCCGCCTCCTTAAGCAAGGTGGGCTCTACTTAAACAAAAATAGAGTTGATAATGAGGGAAAGAAGATTGAAGCTGTTGACATTGTTGATGGGAAGGAGCTTCTTTTGTCTGCTGGGAAGAAGAACAAGATGATTATAAGGATACCTTAA
- the LOC122059836 gene encoding uncharacterized protein LOC122059836: MPCYVSSVTSLSSRFCRKAWSCCKLLNFSVSCSVETIEFPDERTSHDNNGEIPVQNPCLYYVMLQRGMQNYAASSFYKEALHTLNLMTHITGKPTVYDYNSFMYHYLKSRKASMQNLVEVYDLMRGFGPPPNAFTYNTLLNGLLSLFSLGALQYAFYFTEEMYRNGFVPSFSLLSRLLKNSVKLGDLMGYAQNIYNILILPCYTGRE; encoded by the coding sequence ATGCCTTGCTATGTTTCCTCTGTGACAAGTCTATCAAGTAGATTCTGCAGAAAGGCGTGGTCTTGTTGTAAGTTACTGAACTTTTCTGTGTCGTGTTCTGTTGAAACAATAGAATTTCCAGACGAAAGAACTAGCCATGACAATAACGGTGAAATCCCAGTTCAAAACCCATGTTTGTATTATGTTATGTTGCAGCGTGGTATGCAGAATTATGCAGCTTCTAGTTTTTACAAAGAAGCTTTGCACACCTTAAATCTCATGACACATATAACCGGGAAGCCAACTGTGTATGATTATAATTCTTTTATGTACCATTATCTGAAGTCAAGAAAAGCGTCAATGCAAAATTTAGTTGAAGTTTATGATCTGATGAGAGGATTTGGGCCTCCTCCAAATGCCTTCACTTATAATACTCTCTTGAATGGATTACTCTCTTTATTCTCTTTAGGGGCATTGCAGTATGCATTTTATTTCACAGAGGAGATGTATAGAAATGGATTTGTACCATCTTTCAGTCTTTTGTCAAGATTATTGAAAAACTCTGTCAAGTTGGGGGATTTAATGGGTTATgcacaaaatatatataatattttaatattgCCATGCTACACAGGAAGGGAATAG